One part of the Nitrospirota bacterium genome encodes these proteins:
- a CDS encoding Ig-like domain-containing protein, giving the protein MEGFLPASRPSKAVSVAHLGLVGALLGVLPNPAWAGTFSLFQKTYTRGTGAPITEVDTLAVRDPSTTYLLRVYNGGLVDAPTEFVSSSVIAINGATVLGPSEFNQNVQYIEEPVSLTASTTLSVEVRGKPGGLITLVIEGRDDTPPMITASVTPGPNAAGWHRIAPTVSFSCVDATSGVASVTDPITVAAEGVNQPITGTCTDVAGNSAQAQVTINLDLTAPVMSFATDPAPNAAGWHRTDPTVSFGATDALSGIDTISPPVTVTTEAGNQGITGTATDRAGNSASLTVPVSLDKTPPGVQIVAPTQGQFFAASPITVSGTASDTLSSSTVTLSGQPVTVAGEQWNTSMALAGGLNTITAVAQDAAGNQASASVLVTLDNVPPVITLDTPVDGSATNQPTLAVRGTITDNGLLASAELRCPGAADSTPLDVQAGDFTASCTRSDDGPAALTIVAVDAAGNRAEQGATVTLDRVAPAITASITPAPNAAGWHRADATVTFTCTDALSGIATCQNPVTVSTAGAGQIISGTATDRAGNSASTSMTVNLDRKPPTITAAVSPAANAVGWHRTDPTITFTCLDDLSGVAVCPPAQIVGTEGAGQTVTGTAEDAAGNAATTTVSIALDKTPPALTVTTPADGQFVASSPVTISGTVSDALSAPVVTVNSQPVSVTNGQWTGQVALAGGANTIAIVATDAAGNQTTATRTVILDHTPPVIALDAPADGLITNQSPVAVRGTVSDDGQIASIELSCAGAPQAVPAQSGAFVASCPLGGEGPKVLSLTVRDAAGNQASVERHLVYDTTPPGLTVTSPANNLLTNNPAVRVAGTLDDPTASLVVGGVSAPAAASWSADRLLSDGPHTLDIVATDPAGNASTVTRTVTIDTAPPVITLDGTDRAVTATAALTVSGGVNEAIMAITVNGVTAVVSGLRFEASVTLTEGDNLLTVVAADVAGNSATAIRTVTLDTQPPHLIITTPAPGALTNSRTIRVAGTVDDPSATVTVNGQPAPITGSAWEYTVSLAEGDNAVAIRAVDAVGNGATRALSIVVDSIPPVVQANAPADVAAGENVTLVGSADDAGGLVRLILAIGNVTVADATLADPHASRQGAYTIPVTAAVGDTVTLTVTAVDRAGNSGTATATLRVTAAATLPGFVHGEVFDDSLGLPMAGANASAAGATTSVGDNGIYLLTQSAGSVVVRVTKPGYTASERKGTVQAGRKLTLLDARLTPVDPNEVTLDAGGGVAPGASAPIRLDVPAGLFQVPTAVRVTTLSRQGLVAPLPLGWTPIAAAQIDASITTWTIPATFVVSRAVPSTAAVTVVRYDEASHQWVVVGPARWSASTLDIDLSGPGQFAMVLPDSGTVAPPAPIAGQPLAGSVSAGYPDGIAATGSVVPRAAPPSTEGPIQPAAQGTVTLTQAAGTAPLPSGMVLTAAVTERFDPRQGEVVIGPGYREDLILYRMTDDGVHGNLTATFPITPSQRYSLSELLLGTITLDIRTHEGDTPAAVVGSAGATVTTPEGAYLSIPSLALTADIPVGFTVLPAPSVPVPSEWQALAAVALDLPQTVLGSPATLTVPTPATYQPGSQLLIAQIVPIGGSQRLRLVAVGRVSGGLVTTETTVSGITLPGIRQGGEYVILRPPAPVGFISGVVRGNDQAARAGAVVDASGLPLVDQTGADGRYVVVGVVGANTVTAQDPTTAEQASAAIEISQQDAVVVRDLTLAVVPFAVTTIEPAQGATGVSIRAILRVTFNRAVDTASLTATAITLRDTASDVGVLAIASADGTQLTLYPRALVGNTTYTLTLTTGLKDRLSRPLAAAATTSFATANVIPPPRPAAGRMNVSFPDDAGMITVTATQGTVDPVYPVVLLNLATGETTSVTVLADGSFTARIFGSIGDELQLLIRDADGNQTVADLPPMRAADGRTFVGTTGGEVGGPDDSRLVIPAQALKVPAVFTLTPVSLSDPSAPSPPPPLPPSVLTIGAWRITSQGIPWRVEATFAVPKPADFPTGARPFVLKRLTLPDGTERWAMITTAKVVGNEIVTASPPFPGVTSEGTYAVVAYPAGVQTVVVSGIVFRDSNSNGVYDGGDVVAAGAYVGEGSFASLAAAPSPLAVAQADGTYALLLSAPGGSTSFTAPVTALDPRGTLSRTETLPTIDPTTTSSLAANVLLEDLVVSRQQDQAAPTLSLAAKGPELFAGTSLVNSPLTLSLTAQDDQLVASLALTQNGQVQTLAPQGLGTERTTADVTLTPLDPGLLTLVATVDDLTGKRATQRLTLRIVTASERSQLPPPIPNTPPTAVTAGISPPDGSTDLTIDTVVRIPFSEPVQATATALYLQDRATGQTVPAEIGGTGAEIILTPTGYLHYGATYDVVLTDQITDTEGKPLANPLSVSFSTMPLSVVSRTPLANGRGVSLDGTTLIGLEQTQGLVTLDVSEPGAPMALGRLDLLGQTNNGFALGQEAVVVAHKYGTQTFGTGALSLDTFDAGLAAGTFGGSSGFPVDVSSSVSASALFGLIRLVDVGTPTAPTFVKGAAITWPPNPEIEQVFGRSPGEGIPLRVAVVGPTAYVAVVPTGIQVVDLATLKTRTDRRTPIVQQTVSIGGAPRDVAAAGDLVLAVSNQGLTVLNGAAFGERLATLPLPGAFRVSAASGYRVLDPLTGAEQDKTLALVTAGSVLHVVDVTAPASPTVLGSLNLGEPLFSIIGIPGRRMAFAGNGFNTLHAIDLTDPTKPKRIGLLKGEVAPRYLAADEQTVFLSDDVVAVQYWAEGTVKFVDPTNDQQTYDGAVTDGVTRLKVRVTGQVLEGRDTVSLQLKDPAHRSTDVGLGGLCVLGTAAGQACGATRLPVPVTRPAGEPAYAEALYQVPETFVRFGSDDLKAKDEPAASRFVDVTVLDTSNMELVSRVLRLKRPPVLLVHGVWADPTTWSFLDTSLKEGGKFRTLLADYSTNNAGHFSENYGVIGEYLEQLVGDVTAQRLAGTKADIIGHSMGGLLVREYCRNESDICKRRLRKLITIDTPHKGSEAAKVVQAVRDQRAPTSLGLPDFTYDNPTCRLLIPLLHKNGMVTTGGAVDDLASGSSALQASNQERLGVPSHAVVGLTDPGIISHNRQVRGLWIGLMLFCGLRADPEMGVTADQLPVFARDVGRVVEDLITVGQTTVEVGGIMFNALRDCVGVTADSGGTFLGLVQAGIVCADSTAWAALNVPAAIVQNVRDYLTAVSQGGNIGLPTLWNEPNDRIVSRTSEQGGLASGAVHETPSVDHLTVHQSSAVASHVQQRLEEPATMAAPGSFVLEGFGP; this is encoded by the coding sequence GTGGAAGGCTTCCTCCCAGCCTCCCGGCCTTCGAAGGCGGTCAGCGTCGCGCACCTCGGCCTCGTCGGAGCGCTGCTGGGGGTCCTGCCGAACCCGGCGTGGGCTGGGACCTTCTCCTTGTTCCAGAAGACGTATACCCGGGGGACCGGCGCGCCGATCACCGAGGTCGATACGCTCGCGGTACGTGATCCCAGCACGACCTATCTCCTGAGGGTCTACAACGGCGGGCTGGTCGATGCGCCCACGGAGTTTGTCTCCAGCTCGGTGATCGCGATCAACGGCGCCACCGTGCTGGGGCCCAGCGAGTTCAATCAGAACGTCCAGTACATTGAGGAACCGGTCTCGCTGACCGCGTCCACGACCCTGAGCGTGGAAGTGCGGGGCAAGCCTGGCGGCCTGATCACCCTGGTCATCGAGGGCCGGGACGATACCCCACCGATGATCACCGCGAGCGTGACCCCCGGGCCCAACGCGGCGGGCTGGCACCGGATAGCGCCGACGGTCTCGTTCTCCTGCGTTGATGCCACATCAGGCGTCGCCTCGGTGACGGACCCGATCACGGTTGCGGCCGAGGGCGTCAACCAACCGATCACCGGCACCTGTACGGATGTGGCTGGAAACAGCGCGCAGGCTCAGGTGACGATCAACCTGGATCTCACCGCGCCGGTCATGAGTTTCGCGACCGATCCTGCTCCGAACGCAGCGGGCTGGCACCGGACCGATCCCACGGTGAGCTTTGGTGCGACCGACGCGCTCTCGGGTATCGACACGATCTCGCCGCCCGTGACCGTCACGACCGAGGCCGGCAATCAGGGGATCACGGGAACCGCGACCGACCGCGCGGGAAACTCGGCGTCGCTGACCGTACCCGTGTCCCTGGACAAGACGCCGCCTGGCGTGCAGATCGTCGCCCCCACCCAGGGCCAGTTCTTTGCCGCGTCGCCCATCACGGTGTCGGGGACCGCGAGCGACACCCTATCGAGCTCCACCGTCACGCTGAGTGGCCAGCCGGTCACCGTGGCCGGGGAGCAGTGGAACACGAGTATGGCGCTGGCGGGCGGGCTCAACACGATCACAGCGGTTGCGCAGGATGCGGCCGGCAACCAGGCCTCGGCCAGCGTGCTGGTCACGCTGGACAATGTGCCGCCGGTGATCACGCTCGATACGCCGGTGGATGGCAGCGCCACCAATCAGCCCACGCTGGCCGTACGCGGCACAATTACAGACAACGGCCTCTTGGCCTCGGCCGAGCTCCGGTGTCCTGGAGCGGCTGACAGCACGCCGTTGGACGTGCAGGCTGGCGACTTTACCGCCTCGTGCACGCGTTCCGACGATGGGCCCGCCGCGCTGACCATCGTGGCGGTGGACGCGGCAGGCAATCGCGCGGAACAGGGCGCGACCGTGACGCTGGATCGCGTGGCACCCGCGATCACCGCATCGATCACGCCGGCACCGAACGCGGCCGGCTGGCACCGCGCCGACGCCACGGTCACCTTTACGTGCACCGACGCGCTTTCGGGGATCGCCACCTGCCAGAATCCCGTTACGGTTTCGACTGCAGGCGCTGGCCAGATTATCTCCGGCACCGCGACTGATCGCGCGGGCAACAGCGCTTCAACCTCGATGACCGTCAACCTGGACCGCAAGCCTCCCACCATCACGGCCGCGGTCAGTCCTGCGGCCAATGCCGTGGGCTGGCATCGCACCGACCCAACCATCACTTTTACGTGTCTGGATGATCTGAGCGGTGTTGCCGTGTGCCCGCCGGCGCAGATCGTGGGCACCGAGGGAGCCGGTCAAACTGTGACTGGCACGGCGGAGGATGCGGCCGGCAATGCGGCCACCACCACGGTCAGCATTGCGCTGGACAAGACGCCTCCGGCGCTCACGGTCACCACGCCAGCGGATGGCCAGTTCGTAGCCAGTTCTCCGGTCACCATTTCGGGCACGGTGAGCGACGCGCTCTCCGCGCCAGTCGTCACCGTGAATAGCCAGCCGGTCTCGGTCACCAACGGGCAATGGACAGGCCAGGTCGCGTTGGCCGGTGGCGCGAACACCATCGCGATCGTGGCCACGGACGCGGCGGGCAACCAGACCACAGCCACGCGCACCGTGATCTTGGATCACACGCCGCCGGTCATCGCGCTCGACGCGCCGGCAGACGGCCTCATCACGAACCAATCCCCGGTGGCGGTGCGCGGGACGGTCAGCGACGATGGCCAGATCGCGTCGATTGAGCTTTCTTGCGCAGGCGCGCCGCAGGCAGTGCCCGCCCAGTCAGGAGCGTTCGTGGCGTCGTGCCCGCTGGGTGGGGAAGGCCCGAAGGTCCTGTCGCTGACCGTGCGTGATGCCGCGGGCAACCAGGCGTCGGTCGAGCGGCATCTGGTTTACGACACCACGCCGCCTGGTTTGACCGTGACCAGCCCTGCGAATAACCTGCTCACCAACAATCCCGCAGTGCGCGTTGCGGGCACGTTGGATGACCCCACTGCCAGCCTGGTGGTGGGCGGGGTCTCCGCGCCGGCCGCAGCCTCGTGGAGTGCGGATCGCCTGCTGAGCGACGGCCCGCACACCCTCGACATCGTGGCCACGGATCCGGCCGGCAACGCCAGTACTGTCACCCGCACCGTGACCATCGACACCGCACCGCCGGTGATCACGCTGGATGGAACGGATCGTGCGGTGACGGCCACAGCCGCTCTCACCGTGTCGGGAGGCGTGAACGAGGCCATCATGGCCATCACGGTGAACGGGGTGACGGCTGTTGTCAGCGGGTTGCGCTTTGAGGCGAGCGTCACGCTGACCGAGGGCGATAACTTGCTGACCGTCGTCGCCGCGGACGTGGCTGGCAACTCCGCCACCGCTATTCGGACCGTCACGCTGGACACCCAACCACCGCACCTGATCATCACGACTCCGGCCCCGGGCGCGCTGACCAACAGCCGCACGATCCGTGTGGCTGGAACCGTTGACGACCCCAGCGCCACTGTGACCGTGAACGGCCAGCCAGCGCCCATCACCGGGAGCGCCTGGGAATACACCGTGTCCCTGGCCGAGGGCGATAACGCGGTTGCCATCCGGGCGGTCGATGCGGTGGGCAACGGCGCGACGCGAGCTCTCTCCATCGTGGTGGACTCGATCCCTCCGGTCGTGCAGGCGAACGCGCCCGCCGACGTGGCCGCGGGGGAGAATGTCACCCTGGTCGGCTCGGCCGACGATGCGGGCGGGCTGGTGCGCCTCATCTTGGCGATCGGCAACGTGACCGTGGCCGACGCCACGCTGGCCGACCCGCACGCCTCGCGCCAGGGCGCGTACACCATCCCGGTTACGGCCGCGGTAGGGGACACCGTGACCTTGACCGTGACCGCCGTCGACCGCGCGGGAAATTCAGGCACGGCCACCGCCACGTTGCGGGTGACCGCCGCAGCCACGCTGCCAGGGTTTGTCCATGGGGAGGTGTTCGACGATTCGCTGGGGCTACCGATGGCCGGCGCGAACGCATCGGCCGCCGGAGCGACCACCTCGGTGGGTGACAACGGCATCTACCTGCTCACACAATCAGCCGGCAGCGTGGTCGTGCGAGTGACCAAGCCAGGCTATACCGCATCGGAGCGCAAGGGCACGGTTCAAGCCGGCCGCAAGCTCACGCTCCTGGATGCGCGCCTCACGCCCGTCGATCCCAACGAGGTCACCCTCGATGCAGGGGGCGGGGTGGCGCCCGGCGCGTCGGCGCCGATCCGACTCGACGTGCCGGCCGGCTTGTTCCAGGTCCCGACCGCGGTTCGGGTCACCACGCTCTCACGCCAAGGCCTCGTCGCACCCCTGCCATTGGGGTGGACGCCGATCGCAGCCGCCCAGATCGACGCGTCGATCACGACGTGGACCATTCCGGCGACGTTCGTCGTCTCGCGCGCCGTGCCCTCGACCGCGGCCGTTACGGTGGTGCGCTACGATGAGGCCAGCCACCAGTGGGTGGTCGTGGGGCCCGCGCGCTGGTCGGCGTCCACCCTGGACATCGATCTGTCCGGCCCGGGGCAGTTCGCGATGGTGCTGCCCGATTCCGGAACCGTGGCGCCGCCCGCACCCATCGCGGGGCAGCCGTTGGCCGGGAGCGTTAGCGCGGGCTATCCTGACGGCATCGCAGCCACGGGCAGCGTGGTGCCGCGCGCCGCGCCACCGAGTACGGAGGGGCCGATCCAGCCCGCAGCCCAGGGCACGGTGACGCTGACCCAGGCCGCAGGCACCGCGCCACTCCCCAGCGGGATGGTGCTGACCGCCGCAGTCACCGAGCGCTTCGATCCGCGCCAGGGCGAGGTCGTGATCGGCCCGGGCTACCGGGAAGATCTGATCCTCTACCGGATGACGGACGACGGCGTGCACGGCAACCTGACCGCGACGTTCCCCATCACGCCGTCGCAGCGCTATAGCTTGAGCGAGTTGCTCCTGGGCACGATCACGCTGGACATCCGCACCCACGAGGGCGACACGCCCGCGGCCGTGGTGGGGTCAGCCGGCGCCACCGTAACCACGCCCGAGGGCGCGTATCTGTCGATCCCGTCCCTGGCCCTGACAGCGGACATCCCCGTGGGGTTCACGGTGCTGCCCGCGCCCTCGGTGCCGGTCCCCAGCGAGTGGCAGGCCTTGGCCGCAGTGGCGTTGGACCTCCCGCAGACCGTGTTGGGCTCGCCGGCTACGTTGACGGTCCCAACCCCCGCGACGTACCAGCCGGGGAGCCAACTCCTCATCGCCCAGATCGTGCCGATCGGGGGCAGCCAACGCCTGCGTCTGGTGGCGGTGGGCCGGGTCAGCGGGGGACTGGTGACGACCGAGACCACCGTTTCCGGAATCACACTGCCCGGCATTCGGCAAGGCGGAGAATACGTGATCCTCCGACCGCCGGCACCCGTGGGGTTCATCAGCGGCGTGGTGCGCGGCAACGACCAGGCCGCGCGCGCGGGAGCGGTGGTTGACGCGAGCGGGCTCCCGCTGGTGGATCAGACCGGCGCGGATGGTCGCTACGTGGTGGTCGGGGTGGTGGGTGCGAACACGGTCACGGCCCAGGATCCGACCACCGCGGAACAGGCATCGGCCGCCATCGAGATCTCGCAGCAGGATGCGGTGGTGGTCCGCGACCTGACGCTGGCCGTGGTGCCCTTTGCCGTGACCACGATCGAGCCCGCGCAGGGCGCAACCGGCGTGTCGATCCGCGCCATTCTGCGGGTCACGTTCAACCGCGCCGTGGACACCGCCTCCCTCACCGCGACCGCCATCACGCTTCGGGATACCGCCTCCGACGTGGGCGTGCTGGCCATTGCCAGTGCGGATGGCACCCAACTCACCCTCTACCCCCGCGCCCTGGTGGGCAACACCACCTACACCCTGACGTTGACCACCGGTCTCAAGGACCGGCTCAGTCGCCCGCTGGCCGCGGCCGCGACCACATCCTTTGCCACCGCCAATGTCATCCCGCCGCCGCGGCCTGCGGCCGGGCGGATGAACGTGAGCTTCCCGGACGACGCCGGGATGATCACGGTGACCGCCACACAAGGCACCGTGGACCCGGTGTACCCCGTGGTGCTCTTGAACCTCGCCACCGGCGAGACCACGTCCGTCACCGTCTTGGCCGACGGCAGCTTTACTGCCCGCATCTTCGGCTCCATCGGCGACGAGCTGCAGCTCTTGATTCGGGATGCCGACGGCAACCAAACGGTTGCAGACCTCCCGCCCATGCGGGCAGCCGACGGCCGGACGTTCGTTGGCACTACCGGCGGCGAGGTGGGCGGCCCGGATGACTCTCGCCTCGTCATCCCTGCCCAAGCGCTCAAGGTCCCCGCAGTCTTTACTCTGACGCCTGTCTCGTTGTCTGATCCGAGCGCCCCCTCGCCCCCTCCCCCGCTCCCCCCATCGGTGTTGACGATCGGAGCCTGGCGCATCACCAGCCAGGGCATCCCGTGGCGGGTGGAGGCCACCTTTGCCGTACCCAAGCCGGCTGATTTTCCCACCGGCGCACGGCCGTTTGTCCTCAAACGGCTCACGTTGCCGGATGGGACGGAGCGCTGGGCCATGATCACCACGGCCAAGGTCGTGGGCAACGAGATCGTCACTGCGAGCCCGCCGTTCCCGGGCGTCACCAGCGAAGGCACCTATGCCGTGGTTGCCTATCCCGCGGGCGTACAAACGGTCGTGGTCTCGGGCATTGTCTTCCGGGACAGCAACTCCAACGGCGTGTACGACGGGGGCGACGTGGTGGCCGCCGGGGCCTATGTCGGCGAGGGCAGCTTTGCGAGCCTTGCCGCCGCGCCCTCGCCGCTGGCGGTGGCGCAGGCCGACGGCACCTATGCGCTGCTCTTGAGTGCGCCAGGCGGCAGCACCTCTTTCACCGCCCCCGTGACCGCGCTCGATCCGCGGGGCACCTTGAGCCGTACCGAAACCTTGCCCACCATTGACCCGACCACGACCAGTTCGTTGGCGGCCAATGTGCTGCTGGAAGACCTCGTGGTGAGTCGGCAACAAGATCAGGCTGCGCCGACACTGAGCCTCGCGGCCAAGGGGCCAGAGCTGTTCGCAGGCACCAGCCTGGTGAACAGCCCCCTCACGCTGAGCCTGACCGCCCAGGACGACCAGCTCGTGGCGAGCCTCGCGCTTACGCAGAACGGCCAGGTGCAGACCCTGGCACCGCAAGGCTTGGGCACGGAGCGAACCACGGCGGACGTGACCCTGACGCCGCTCGATCCCGGCCTGCTGACCTTGGTGGCGACCGTGGACGACCTCACCGGCAAGCGCGCGACGCAGCGGCTCACGCTCCGGATCGTGACCGCCAGCGAACGCAGCCAACTGCCGCCGCCGATCCCCAACACGCCGCCCACGGCCGTCACCGCCGGGATTTCCCCGCCGGATGGCTCCACGGATCTCACCATCGACACGGTGGTCCGGATCCCGTTCTCCGAGCCGGTGCAGGCCACGGCCACCGCTCTCTATCTCCAAGACCGGGCGACCGGCCAGACCGTGCCGGCTGAAATCGGTGGGACCGGGGCCGAGATCATTCTGACCCCCACCGGCTATCTGCACTACGGCGCGACCTACGACGTCGTGCTCACAGATCAGATTACCGACACCGAGGGCAAGCCGTTGGCCAACCCGCTCTCCGTGAGCTTTTCCACTATGCCGCTGAGCGTCGTGAGTCGCACCCCACTCGCCAACGGCCGCGGCGTGTCTCTCGACGGGACCACGCTCATCGGTCTGGAACAGACCCAGGGACTCGTGACCCTCGATGTCAGCGAGCCAGGCGCGCCCATGGCACTGGGACGCCTCGATCTCTTGGGCCAGACCAACAATGGGTTCGCGCTGGGCCAGGAAGCCGTGGTCGTCGCGCACAAGTACGGCACGCAGACCTTCGGGACGGGCGCGTTAAGTCTCGATACGTTTGACGCGGGGTTGGCGGCCGGCACGTTCGGCGGGTCGTCCGGCTTTCCCGTGGATGTGTCCTCCTCGGTCAGCGCCTCGGCGCTCTTCGGGCTCATTCGCCTGGTGGATGTCGGCACGCCGACGGCGCCGACCTTTGTGAAGGGGGCCGCCATCACCTGGCCGCCGAACCCCGAGATCGAGCAAGTCTTTGGCCGGAGCCCGGGCGAAGGGATCCCGTTGCGGGTCGCGGTGGTCGGGCCGACTGCGTATGTGGCCGTCGTGCCGACCGGCATCCAGGTGGTGGACCTCGCCACGCTCAAGACCCGCACCGACCGCCGCACCCCGATCGTGCAACAGACCGTGAGCATCGGCGGCGCCCCGCGCGACGTGGCCGCGGCGGGCGACCTGGTCCTGGCCGTGAGCAACCAAGGCCTGACCGTACTCAACGGCGCGGCCTTTGGCGAGCGCCTGGCCACGCTGCCCCTGCCCGGCGCCTTCCGCGTGAGCGCTGCCTCGGGGTACCGCGTGCTCGATCCGCTCACCGGCGCTGAGCAGGACAAGACCCTGGCCCTGGTCACCGCGGGCTCTGTGCTCCATGTCGTGGACGTGACCGCCCCCGCGTCGCCCACGGTGCTGGGCTCGCTCAATCTCGGCGAACCGCTGTTCAGCATCATCGGCATCCCCGGAAGGCGAATGGCCTTTGCAGGCAACGGGTTCAATACCCTGCATGCCATCGACCTGACCGATCCCACGAAGCCCAAGCGCATTGGCCTGCTCAAGGGCGAAGTGGCCCCGCGGTATTTGGCCGCGGATGAACAAACAGTGTTCCTGTCGGACGATGTGGTGGCCGTGCAGTATTGGGCGGAGGGGACGGTGAAGTTTGTGGATCCGACAAACGACCAGCAGACGTACGACGGGGCGGTGACAGATGGGGTGACACGGCTGAAGGTGCGGGTCACCGGCCAGGTCTTGGAGGGCCGCGACACGGTGTCGCTGCAGCTTAAGGACCCCGCGCACCGGAGCACCGACGTGGGCCTGGGCGGGCTCTGCGTGCTCGGCACGGCCGCCGGCCAGGCATGCGGGGCCACCCGCTTACCGGTCCCCGTCACACGACCTGCCGGCGAGCCGGCCTATGCCGAAGCCCTCTACCAGGTGCCGGAGACGTTCGTGCGGTTTGGGTCGGATGACCTCAAGGCCAAGGACGAGCCGGCGGCCAGCCGGTTTGTGGATGTCACGGTGTTGGACACCAGCAACATGGAGTTGGTGTCTCGGGTGCTGCGGCTCAAACGACCGCCGGTGCTGCTGGTGCATGGGGTGTGGGCGGATCCCACGACGTGGAGCTTCTTGGATACTTCCTTGAAGGAAGGCGGGAAGTTTCGAACGCTCCTGGCTGATTACAGTACTAACAACGCGGGTCATTTTAGCGAGAATTACGGCGTAATTGGTGAGTATTTAGAGCAACTGGTGGGCGACGTCACGGCTCAACGGCTCGCGGGGACCAAGGCCGACATCATTGGCCACAGCATGGGCGGTCTGCTGGTTCGTGAATATTGCCGAAACGAGTCGGATATCTGCAAGAGGCGTCTCCGCAAATTGATTACGATCGACACCCCCCATAAGGGCAGCGAAGCGGCCAAGGTCGTCCAGGCGGTCCGCGACCAGCGCGCTCCGACGAGTCTCGGCCTCCCTGATTTCACATACGATAATCCCACCTGCCGGCTTTTGATTCCCCTCCTACATAAGAACGGGATGGTCACCACGGGTGGCGCGGTGGATGATCTGGCCTCCGGAAGCTCAGCCTTACAAGCAAGTAACCAGGAGCGACTGGGCGTGCCAAGTCATGCCGTGGTTGGCCTCACCGACCCTGGAATCATCTCCCATAACCGGCAAGTCCGCGGTCTGTGGATTGGCCTGATGCTCTTCTGCGGATTGCGGGCGGACCCTGAGATGGGCGTGACAGCAGACCAGCTGCCCGTCTTTGCTCGGGACGTGGGCCGCGTGGTCGAAGACCTCATTACCGTGGGCCAGACGACGGTCGAAGTCGGCGGCATCATGTTTAACGCCCTACGAGATTGTGTCGGTGTGACGGCCGACTCGGGCGGGACGTTTCTAGGTCTCGTTCAAGCAGGGATTGTGTGCGCTGACAGCACCGCGTGGGCCGCGCTCAACGTCCCAGCGGCTATTGTGCAAAATGTTCGCGACTACTTGACGGCGGTGTCCCAAGGAGGGAATATCGGCCTCCCAACCCTATGGAACGAACCCAACGACCGTATCGTGTCGCGAACCAGCGAGCAGGGCGGACTGGCCTCCGGAGCAGTCCACGAAACTCCCAGCGTTGACCATCTCACGGTCCACCAATCTTCCGCGGTGGCGTCACATGTCCAACAGCGGTTAGAGGAACCTGCGACAATGGCAGCACCAGGATCGTTTGTGTTGGAAGGCTTCGGACCATAA
- a CDS encoding transposase: MPRIPRGQMPGLAYHVLNRGNGRATLFHKDTDYRVFCDLLYAAKHTFQVALLGFCVMPNHFHLVLQPQTPDALRALMPWWLTSHVRRYHRHDHSSGHVWQGRFKSFPIQQDIHVLTVLRYVLLNPVRAGLVTHAAYWPWSSLNAAYPPDPWPVTPPDDWGLRWLATPLPDDDLSQLRTCVNRQAPFGAPDWIARVARTLGLQPTIRPRGRPPKPHLEK, encoded by the coding sequence ATGCCTCGCATCCCCCGCGGGCAGATGCCCGGCCTCGCCTACCATGTCCTCAATCGCGGCAACGGTCGCGCCACCCTTTTTCACAAGGACACTGACTACCGCGTGTTCTGCGACCTCCTCTACGCTGCCAAGCACACGTTCCAGGTGGCGCTGCTCGGCTTCTGCGTGATGCCGAACCACTTCCACCTCGTGCTGCAACCCCAGACGCCCGACGCGCTCCGTGCGCTGATGCCGTGGTGGCTGACCAGTCACGTCCGCCGCTACCATCGGCACGACCACAGTAGCGGCCATGTCTGGCAAGGGCGATTCAAGAGCTTTCCCATTCAACAAGACATTCACGTACTCACGGTGCTCCGCTATGTCCTACTCAACCCCGTGCGGGCGGGGCTCGTGACCCACGCCGCGTACTGGCCCTGGTCCAGCCTGAATGCGGCGTATCCCCCCGATCCGTGGCCCGTCACCCCGCCCGACGACTGGGGGCTCCGCTGGCTCGCCACCCCGCTCCCGGATGATGACCTCAGTCAACTCCGCACCTGCGTGAACCGCCAAGCCCCGTTTGGCGCGCCCGACTGGATCGCGCGGGTCGCCCGCACCCTTGGCCTGCAACCCACCATTCGCCCACGCGGGAGGCCACCCAAACCACACCTCGAAAAGTAG
- a CDS encoding Ig-like domain-containing protein has protein sequence MDDPANNSEVDVLPPYTWTFQVPPNYVGPLTISAIGRVLGQKTGTAPEAEVTIQVVLPANVTLNAIRVRDDQRILFMRVGGKRKSYVYGQFSDGVERLVSSTTSGTRYEVADPSIAVVDGEGVVTMLATGTTTITITNGDKRLQIEVRPAPAL, from the coding sequence GTGGACGATCCGGCCAACAATTCGGAGGTCGACGTCCTGCCGCCGTACACCTGGACCTTTCAAGTCCCGCCCAACTACGTCGGCCCCCTCACGATTTCAGCAATCGGGCGCGTGCTGGGTCAGAAGACCGGTACGGCGCCTGAAGCGGAGGTGACGATTCAGGTGGTCCTGCCAGCCAACGTGACCTTAAACGCCATTCGCGTGCGGGATGATCAGCGGATCCTGTTCATGCGTGTTGGAGGCAAGCGGAAAAGTTATGTCTATGGCCAGTTCTCGGATGGGGTTGAGCGTCTGGTGTCGTCGACGACAAGTGGAACCCGATACGAAGTTGCCGATCCGAGTATTGCCGTCGTCGATGGCGAGGGTGTTGTGACCATGTTGGCGACCGGAACCACCACGATCACGATCACGAACGGCGACAAACGGCTACAGATTGAAGTGCGGCCGGCGCCCGCTCTGTAG